The proteins below come from a single Candidatus Kirkpatrickella diaphorinae genomic window:
- the denD gene encoding D-erythronate dehydrogenase, producing MHILVTGAAGMIGRKLIESFARQPQIATHPITQLTLADVVPPRTLPSFAGQSRIVTGDIADVKVIHDLVAPRPDVIFHLAAVVSGEAERDFEKGYHVNLAGTQALFEAIRLNRTRHNWVPRVVYASSNAVFGGDFPDIIPDDFHLTPQTSYGVQKAIGELLLQDYSRKGFFDGVGIRLPTISVRPGRPNAAASGFFSSIIREPLVGQEAILPVSDETRHWMTSPRAAVGFLRHAATLDTSLLAGDPNLSMPALSITVGEQIAALKRVAGEKAVKLIRRVPDADIEKIVLGWARGFDPKRAIALGFTSEKSYDEIIRAHIEDELGGEIRL from the coding sequence ATGCATATTCTTGTCACCGGTGCTGCGGGGATGATCGGGCGCAAACTTATTGAGAGCTTTGCCCGCCAGCCGCAAATCGCGACCCATCCCATCACGCAGCTGACGCTGGCAGATGTCGTGCCGCCCCGCACATTGCCCTCTTTTGCCGGGCAATCCCGCATTGTCACAGGTGACATCGCGGATGTGAAAGTGATCCATGACCTTGTCGCGCCGCGCCCGGATGTGATTTTCCATCTCGCCGCTGTGGTTTCAGGTGAGGCGGAGCGCGATTTTGAAAAAGGTTACCATGTCAATCTCGCAGGCACGCAGGCTTTATTTGAAGCGATCCGCCTCAACAGGACGCGGCATAACTGGGTGCCGCGCGTGGTTTATGCCTCATCCAATGCGGTTTTCGGCGGTGATTTTCCGGATATCATACCAGATGATTTTCACCTGACACCGCAGACAAGTTACGGCGTGCAGAAAGCCATTGGTGAGCTGCTTTTGCAGGATTACAGCCGCAAGGGTTTCTTCGACGGGGTCGGCATCCGCCTGCCCACGATTTCCGTGCGACCGGGCCGGCCCAATGCCGCCGCATCCGGTTTCTTCTCCAGCATTATCCGGGAGCCGCTTGTCGGGCAGGAGGCGATCCTGCCTGTCAGTGATGAAACGCGACATTGGATGACGAGTCCACGCGCTGCCGTCGGGTTTCTGCGCCACGCGGCGACGCTGGATACGTCATTACTGGCGGGCGACCCCAATCTGAGCATGCCAGCCCTCTCCATTACGGTCGGGGAGCAGATTGCGGCTTTGAAGCGCGTCGCAGGTGAGAAAGCGGTAAAACTGATCCGGCGTGTGCCGGATGCGGACATTGAAAAGATTGTCCTGGGCTGGGCAAGGGGCTTCGACCCGAAGCGGGCCATCGCACTCGGTTTCACGTCGGAAAAATCCTATGACGAGATTATCCGCGCCCATATTGAGGATGAACTTGGCGGAGAGATCCGGCTGTGA